From Nicotiana tabacum cultivar K326 chromosome 20, ASM71507v2, whole genome shotgun sequence, one genomic window encodes:
- the LOC107791053 gene encoding uncharacterized protein LOC107791053 isoform X2: MSVDTEFPYGPSILTDEKLPEVGNPAVPCQNSSSNDAVVFTKEASNCPADNGQMKRNTASEITGIEEMSGESGGSDKSNDDEKLRKGSVEAAKADGNYEDKLQSDQSENAENAESDGQGAPSMVTEIKGVNEIGGDFKGDVQLVCEESADTEKVESSCQTAASTVIEIKAVEEIKGESTSSRKNDKSVDAEEANINSSMSVNPVIETVGMEEMRGESSDPRRSNDGSSEESGEAEKADSSCQRAPHSTMEMTTLEKMGCLSSSVENSSGDITGQEPPNTVTKIKGTNEIGGDSNGDVKLVCEESADTEKVESNGQASHSTVTEITAIEEIRPESNGLSKIDESVDAEKAGSNNSLATDIVTEINKLEDESNGAEKINNVSEITGIQVESNGAEEISDDKVACQESTNTEKGDDSNGDVKLVCEESSDTEKVESNSQAASSTVTEITAIEEIRPESNGLSKIDESVDAEKAGSNNSLTTDIVTEMNGLEDESNGAEKINNVSEITGIQVESNGAEEISDDKLACQESTNSEKGGDSDGDVTLVCEESSDTEKVESNGQAAPSTVTEITAIEETRPESNGLSKIDESVDAEKAGSNSSLATDIVTEIKGLEDESNGAEKINNVSEITGIQVESNGAEEISDDKLACQESTNAENADSLIQSVSNVVSEIKRTEDIEGESDVADKRTDGNSTCGERKDAEAMNSGTPVHTGMSSDAEFSRGLCILADARLSEVENSFTSISRDMSSNDAIAWGNETCDSCISHGQSPVDMVQETNGKEVERESNGVDRSGDDKLICEEIEDGKRFNCSSLAAEGMSCNTEFSQGLSTFADSNFSEVGNYCASSTKDMSSNDAFGVKNEALYSCADDSQLGPNLVKEGSGVENLEGVLNSVDNSINNRILYENCGDTEKSHIGSDNVGVHGDAEVPIDQSVLADVKLCEVGDSYASSIKDVCHDVVSGNSLNEPVHESKMVPMPYTAIEFTGIKKEGESSVAGQNSDDKFLHESEDAEKPPSTNIDERMSGLELSVAGNTSAPSTRDVPSNDAVTFGSETLTCPIEIDQESANMSIEIAGAEEMGGGSDRSNDDKLMCEQIGDAEISSTNDVLTTSAECSSVEAVAVRDMNVSAAKGFNFLIRMPRFDDEKLRERIRVAELNVDEKTQHRDAFRQKIRNKRVNCQTHGAEFEAAKTQERDARKQVRTKRAEISTLQDVIDKAKNAVAIDEIDNRICNMEHIIGHETLPLKEEKLLIREIKQLKQLRGQISSNIGRQDEVQKALDERVVNEEQLRILKKELDNLKVKASKAETIAMAASRKYEDESRKLKELQAQFKAADDIRQEAYEELRNLKKGFYEKNVHFRTYKDEATLASDHARNREMEALNHLCVNQVERYMELWNKNDEFRKEYIRCNTRSTLRRFGTLDGRTLGPDEEPTVLPSYVEQRAARLVTRVDKVNFVSQAPVSQQENQAVVLKDESKDDNIKLQAAEKMNPIEKTKEAPKPIQREMSVVDEPKEAEQLQTAQELEAARKEEEQRKREEAARLKEQRRLEEIAKAKEALERKRRNAEKAQLRAELRAQKEEEQRLKEKEKRLRKKERKKGAVGETETETNDGETALISTSLRETVKEPEATENPQANTKKPQKPSQYTKQIKTKSTIPPPLRNRSRRKLQQWIWLTISCLVVIALFCLGNIGFFTNLKQRGSPRF; the protein is encoded by the exons ATGTCTGTTGATACTGAGTTTCCCTATGGTCCATCCATCTTAACTGATGAAAAGTTGCCAGAAGTGGGGAATCCAGCTGTTCCATGCCAAAATTCATCTAGCAATGATGCTGTTGTGTTTACAAAAGAAGCTTCGAACTGCCCTGCTGATAATGGTCAAATGAAACGTAATACAGCGTCAGAGATAACAGGCATTGAAGAGATGAGTGGTGAATCTGGTGGTTCAGACAAAAGTAATGATGATGAAAAATTACGTAAAGGAAGTGTAGAAGCTGCAAAAGCAGATGGCAACTATGAAGACAAGTTACAAAGTGACCAAAGTGAGAATGCTGAAAATGCAGAAAGTGATGGTCAAGGGGCACCGAGCATGGTCACAGAAATTAAAGGTGTCAATGAAATAGGAGGTGATTTTAAAGGAGATGTCCAATTAGTATGTGAAGAAAGTGCAGATACTGAAAAGGTAGAGAGCAGTTGCCAAACTGCAGCTAGCACTGTTATAGAGATAAAAGCCGTTGAAGAAATTAAGGGTGAATCTACTAgttcaaggaaaaatgataagaGTGTGGATGCTGAAGAGGCGAATATCAACAGTTCAATGTCTGTCAACCCTGTTATTGAGACAGTAGGCATGGAAGAAATGAGAGGCGAATCTAGTGACCCTCGCAGAAGTAATGATGGCAGCAGTGAAGAAAGTGGGGAAGCTGAAAAAGCAGACAGCAGCTGCCAAAGGGCACCTCACTCAACCATGGAGATGACGACATTGGAGAAAATGGGATGTCTATCTAGTTCTGTAGAGAACAGCAGCGGAGACATTACTGGTCAAGAGCCACCCAACACAGTCACCAAAATCAAAGGAACTAATGAAATAGGAGGTGATTCTAATGGTGATGTCAAATTAGTATGTGAAGAAAGTGCAGATACTGAGAAGGTAGAGAGCAATGGCCAAGCGTCACATAGCACTGTTACAGAGATTACAGCCATTGAAGAAATTAGGCCTGAATCTAATGGTTTAAGCAAAATTGATGAGAGTGTGGATGCCGAAAAGGCTGGTAGCAACAACTCACTGGCTACCGACATTGTTACTGAGATCAATAAATTAGAAGATGAGTCTAATGGTGCAGAGAAAATTAACAATGTGTCTGAGATCACTGGAATACAAGTTGAGTCTAATGGTGCAGAGGAAATAAGTGATGATAAAGTAGCATGCCAAGAGAGCACAAACACAGAAAAAGGAGATGATTCTAATGGTGATGTCAAATTAGTATGTGAAGAAAGTTCAGATACTGAGAAGGTAGAGAGCAATAGCCAAGCGGCATCTAGCACTGTTACAGAGATCACAGCCATTGAAGAAATTAGGCCTGAATCTAATGGTTTAAGCAAAATCGATGAGAGTGTGGATGCTGAAAAGGCTGGTAGCAACAATTCACTTACTACCGACATTGTTACTGAGATGAATGGATTAGAAGATGAGTCTAATGGTGCAGAGAAAATTAACAACGTTTCTGAGATAACTGGAATACAAGTAGAGTCTAATGGTGCAGAGGAAATAAGTGATGATAAACTAGCATGCCAAGAGAGCACAAacagtgaaaaaggaggtgattcTGATGGTGATGTCACATTAGTATGTGAAGAAAGTTCAGATACTGAGAAGGTAGAGAGTAATGGCCAAGCGGCACCTAGCACTGTTACAGAGATTACAGCCATTGAAGAAACTAGGCCTGAATCTAATGGTTTAAGCAAAATCGATGAGAGTGTGGATGCTGAAAAGGCTGGTAGCAACAGTTCACTGGCTACCGACATTGTTACTGAGATCAAAGGATTAGAAGATGAGTCTAATGGTGCAGAGAAAATTAACAATGTTTCTGAGATCACTGGAATACAAGTTGAGTCTAATGGTGCAGAGGAAATAAGTGATGATAAACTAGCATGCCAAGAGAGCACAAATGCTGAAAATGCAGACAGCCTAATTCAGAGTGTATCCAATGTGGTCAGTGAAATCAAAAGAACTGAAGATATAGAAGGTGAATCTGATGTCGCAGACAAAAGGACTGATGGAAACTCAACCTGTGGAGAAAGGAAGGATGCTGAAGCAATGAATAGTGGAACTCCAGTTCATACAGG GATGTCCAGTGATGCTGAATTTTCACGTGGCCTGTGTATTTTAGCTGATGCAAGACTGTCTGAAGTAGAGAATTCTTTTACTTCGATCAGCAGAGACATGTCTAGCAATGATGCAATTGCGTGGGGAAATGAAACTTGTGATAGCTGTATTTCTCATGGTCAAAGTCCAGTGGACATGGTTCAAGAGACCAATGGTAAAGAAGTAGAACGTGAATCTAATGGTGTGGACAGAAGTGGGGATGATAAATTGATATGCGAAGAAATTGAGGATGGCAAAAGATTCAACTGCAGTAGTCTAGCTGCTGAAGG GATGTCTTGTAATACCGAGTTTTCCCAAGGCCTATCTACTTTCGCTGATTCAAACTTTTCTGAGGTGGGTAATTATTGTGCTTCAAGTACTAAAGACATGTCTAGCAACGATGCTTTTGGGGTCAAAAATGAAGCTTTGTATAGCTGTGCTGATGATTCTCAACTGGGACCTAACTTGGTCAAAGAGGGTAGTGGAGTTGAAAATTTGGAAGGTGTATTGAATAGTGTGGACAACAGTATTAACAACAGAATACTTTATGAGAACTGCGGGGATACTGAAAAATCGCACATCGGTTCAGATAATGTGGG GGTGCATGGTGATGCTGAAGTTCCCATTGACCAGTCTGTTTTAGCTGATGTAAAATTGTGTGAAGTTGGGGACTCTTATGCTTCAAGTATTAAAGATGTGTGTCACGATGTTGTATCTGGAAATTCTTTAAATGAGCCTGTTCATGAGAGTAAAATGGTGCCCATGCCTTATACGGCTATAGAGTTCACTGGCATTAAGAAAGAAGGTGAATCTAGTGTTGCAGGCCAAAACAGTGATGACAAATTTTTACATGAAAGTGAAGATGCTGAAAAACCACCGAGCACAAATATTGATGAAAG GATGTCTGGCTTAGAGTTGTCTGTAGCGGGAAATACTTCCGCTCCAAGCACTAGAGATGTTCCTAGCAATGATGCTGTGACATTTGGGAGCGAGACTTTGACTTGCCCAATCGAAATTGATCAAGAGTCAGCTAACATGAGCATAGAGATTGCAGGCGCTGAAGAAATGGGAGGTGGTTCAGACAGGAGTAATGATGACAAACTAATGTGTGAACAAATTGGGGATGCTGAAATTTCAAGTACTAATGATGTGTTGACCACTTCGGCTGAGTGTTCCTCTGTGGAAGCTGTGGCTGTAAGGGATATGAATGTGAGTGCAGCAAAGGGATTTAACTTCCTGATAAGGATGcctagatttgatgatgaaaaactCCGAGAACGTATCAGAGTAGCTGAGCTAAATGTTGATGAGAAGACGCAGCACAGGGATGCCTTTAGACAAAAAATCCGAAACAAAAGA GTCAATTGCCAAACTCATGGTGCTGAATTTGAAGCTGCCAAAACTCAAGAGAGAGATGCTAGAAAGCAAGTTAGGACAAAGCGTGCAGAGATCTCGACTCTTCAAGATGTGATTGATAAAGCAAAGAATGCAGTTGCCATTGATGAGATTGATAATAGG ATTTGTAATATGGAACACATTATTGGGCATGAAACTCTACCTTTGAAGGAGGAAAAGCTCCTAATTCGTGAAATCAAGCAACTGAAGCAGCTTCGTGGGCAGATTTCATCCAACATTGGCAGGCAGGATGAAGTGCAGAAGGCTCTGGATGAGAGAGTTGTAAACGAAGAGCAATTGAGG ATCTTGAAGAAAGAGCTTGATAACCTTAAAGTCAAGGCCTCAAAAGCTGAAACAATTGCGATGGCAGCTAGCCGGAAATATGAAGATGAGAGTCGAAAGCTCAAAGAATTGCAAGCGCAGTTTAAAGCTGCAGATGATATCCGACAAGAAGCATATGAAGAATTGCGGAATTTAAAAAAGGGATTCTATGAGAAG AATGTTCATTTCCGGACATACAAGGATGAAGCGACTTTGGCTAGTGATCATGCACGAAACAGAGAAATGGAGGCTCTTAATCATCTCTGTGTGAATCAG GTCGAAAGGTACATGGAACTTTGGAATAAGAATGATGAGTTCAGAAAGGAGTACATCAGGTGTAATACAAGGAGTACGTTGAGGAGATTTGGGACCTTGGATGGTCGTACACTTGGCCCTGATGAGGAGCCAACTGTACTTCCCAGTTACGTGGAGCAAAGAGCTGCTAGGCTGGTTACTCGTGTAGATAAAGTTAATTTTGTATCACAAGCTCCGGTCTCTCAGCAAGAAAATCAAGCAGTAGTTTTAAAGGATGAAAGTAAGGATGACAATATCAAGCTGCAAGCAGCAGAAAAAATGAACCCGATTGAGAAAACGAAAGAAGCTCCGAAACCAATTCAAAGAGAGATGAGTGTGGTTGATGAGCCAAAAGAGGCCGAGCAACTGCAAACTGCTCAGGAGCTGGAGGCTGCTAGAAAGGAGGAGGAACAGAGGAAGCGTGAGGAAGCAGCCAGGTTGAAAGAGCAACGGCGGTTGGAGGAGATTGCAAAGGCTAAGGAGGCATTAGAAAGGAAAAGACGCAATGCAGAAAAGGCCCAACTGAGGGCTGAATTACGAGCCCAGAAGGAAGAAGAACAAAGACTGAAG GAGAAGGAGAAAAGACTGCGTAAGAAGGAACGGAAGAAGGGTGCTGTAGGTGAAACAGAGACCGAAACTAATGATGGTGAAACTGCTCTGATTTCCACCAGCCTGAGAGAAACTGTCAAGGAGCCCGAGGCTACTGAGAATCCTCAAGCGAACACTAAGAAACCTCAGAAACCATCTCAATACACAAAGCAGATCAAGACAAAATCCACCATTCCTCCCCCGCTTCGCAACAGaagcagaaggaaattgcagcagtgGATTTGGTTAACTATTTCTTGCTTGGTTGTTATTGCTCTATTTTGTCTAGGAAACATTGGCTTCTTCACCAATTTGAAGCAGCGAGGAAGCCCGAGATTTTAG
- the LOC107791053 gene encoding uncharacterized protein LOC107791053 isoform X1 — translation MSVDTEFPYGPSILTDEKLPEVGNPAVPCQNSSSNDAVVFTKEASNCPADNGQMKRNTASEITGIEEMSGESGGSDKSNDDEKLRKGSVEAAKADGNYEDKLQSDQSENAENAESDGQGAPSMVTEIKGVNEIGGDFKGDVQLVCEESADTEKVESSCQTAASTVIEIKAVEEIKGESTSSRKNDKSVDAEEANINSSMSVNPVIETVGMEEMRGESSDPRRSNDGSSEESGEAEKADSSCQRAPHSTMEMTTLEKMGCLSSSVENSSGDITGQEPPNTVTKIKGTNEIGGDSNGDVKLVCEESADTEKVESNGQASHSTVTEITAIEEIRPESNGLSKIDESVDAEKAGSNNSLATDIVTEINKLEDESNGAEKINNVSEITGIQVESNGAEEISDDKVACQESTNTEKGDDSNGDVKLVCEESSDTEKVESNSQAASSTVTEITAIEEIRPESNGLSKIDESVDAEKAGSNNSLTTDIVTEMNGLEDESNGAEKINNVSEITGIQVESNGAEEISDDKLACQESTNSEKGGDSDGDVTLVCEESSDTEKVESNGQAAPSTVTEITAIEETRPESNGLSKIDESVDAEKAGSNSSLATDIVTEIKGLEDESNGAEKINNVSEITGIQVESNGAEEISDDKLACQESTNAENADSLIQSVSNVVSEIKRTEDIEGESDVADKRTDGNSTCGERKDAEAMNSGTPVHTGIDAVTFGKESTNNPVNDVQNVHNTVLETICNEEIGSASNGDKDIDDKVMRQRDEESERLQSDGLASEGMSSDAEFSRGLCILADARLSEVENSFTSISRDMSSNDAIAWGNETCDSCISHGQSPVDMVQETNGKEVERESNGVDRSGDDKLICEEIEDGKRFNCSSLAAEGMSCNTEFSQGLSTFADSNFSEVGNYCASSTKDMSSNDAFGVKNEALYSCADDSQLGPNLVKEGSGVENLEGVLNSVDNSINNRILYENCGDTEKSHIGSDNVGVHGDAEVPIDQSVLADVKLCEVGDSYASSIKDVCHDVVSGNSLNEPVHESKMVPMPYTAIEFTGIKKEGESSVAGQNSDDKFLHESEDAEKPPSTNIDERMSGLELSVAGNTSAPSTRDVPSNDAVTFGSETLTCPIEIDQESANMSIEIAGAEEMGGGSDRSNDDKLMCEQIGDAEISSTNDVLTTSAECSSVEAVAVRDMNVSAAKGFNFLIRMPRFDDEKLRERIRVAELNVDEKTQHRDAFRQKIRNKRVNCQTHGAEFEAAKTQERDARKQVRTKRAEISTLQDVIDKAKNAVAIDEIDNRICNMEHIIGHETLPLKEEKLLIREIKQLKQLRGQISSNIGRQDEVQKALDERVVNEEQLRILKKELDNLKVKASKAETIAMAASRKYEDESRKLKELQAQFKAADDIRQEAYEELRNLKKGFYEKNVHFRTYKDEATLASDHARNREMEALNHLCVNQVERYMELWNKNDEFRKEYIRCNTRSTLRRFGTLDGRTLGPDEEPTVLPSYVEQRAARLVTRVDKVNFVSQAPVSQQENQAVVLKDESKDDNIKLQAAEKMNPIEKTKEAPKPIQREMSVVDEPKEAEQLQTAQELEAARKEEEQRKREEAARLKEQRRLEEIAKAKEALERKRRNAEKAQLRAELRAQKEEEQRLKEKEKRLRKKERKKGAVGETETETNDGETALISTSLRETVKEPEATENPQANTKKPQKPSQYTKQIKTKSTIPPPLRNRSRRKLQQWIWLTISCLVVIALFCLGNIGFFTNLKQRGSPRF, via the exons ATGTCTGTTGATACTGAGTTTCCCTATGGTCCATCCATCTTAACTGATGAAAAGTTGCCAGAAGTGGGGAATCCAGCTGTTCCATGCCAAAATTCATCTAGCAATGATGCTGTTGTGTTTACAAAAGAAGCTTCGAACTGCCCTGCTGATAATGGTCAAATGAAACGTAATACAGCGTCAGAGATAACAGGCATTGAAGAGATGAGTGGTGAATCTGGTGGTTCAGACAAAAGTAATGATGATGAAAAATTACGTAAAGGAAGTGTAGAAGCTGCAAAAGCAGATGGCAACTATGAAGACAAGTTACAAAGTGACCAAAGTGAGAATGCTGAAAATGCAGAAAGTGATGGTCAAGGGGCACCGAGCATGGTCACAGAAATTAAAGGTGTCAATGAAATAGGAGGTGATTTTAAAGGAGATGTCCAATTAGTATGTGAAGAAAGTGCAGATACTGAAAAGGTAGAGAGCAGTTGCCAAACTGCAGCTAGCACTGTTATAGAGATAAAAGCCGTTGAAGAAATTAAGGGTGAATCTACTAgttcaaggaaaaatgataagaGTGTGGATGCTGAAGAGGCGAATATCAACAGTTCAATGTCTGTCAACCCTGTTATTGAGACAGTAGGCATGGAAGAAATGAGAGGCGAATCTAGTGACCCTCGCAGAAGTAATGATGGCAGCAGTGAAGAAAGTGGGGAAGCTGAAAAAGCAGACAGCAGCTGCCAAAGGGCACCTCACTCAACCATGGAGATGACGACATTGGAGAAAATGGGATGTCTATCTAGTTCTGTAGAGAACAGCAGCGGAGACATTACTGGTCAAGAGCCACCCAACACAGTCACCAAAATCAAAGGAACTAATGAAATAGGAGGTGATTCTAATGGTGATGTCAAATTAGTATGTGAAGAAAGTGCAGATACTGAGAAGGTAGAGAGCAATGGCCAAGCGTCACATAGCACTGTTACAGAGATTACAGCCATTGAAGAAATTAGGCCTGAATCTAATGGTTTAAGCAAAATTGATGAGAGTGTGGATGCCGAAAAGGCTGGTAGCAACAACTCACTGGCTACCGACATTGTTACTGAGATCAATAAATTAGAAGATGAGTCTAATGGTGCAGAGAAAATTAACAATGTGTCTGAGATCACTGGAATACAAGTTGAGTCTAATGGTGCAGAGGAAATAAGTGATGATAAAGTAGCATGCCAAGAGAGCACAAACACAGAAAAAGGAGATGATTCTAATGGTGATGTCAAATTAGTATGTGAAGAAAGTTCAGATACTGAGAAGGTAGAGAGCAATAGCCAAGCGGCATCTAGCACTGTTACAGAGATCACAGCCATTGAAGAAATTAGGCCTGAATCTAATGGTTTAAGCAAAATCGATGAGAGTGTGGATGCTGAAAAGGCTGGTAGCAACAATTCACTTACTACCGACATTGTTACTGAGATGAATGGATTAGAAGATGAGTCTAATGGTGCAGAGAAAATTAACAACGTTTCTGAGATAACTGGAATACAAGTAGAGTCTAATGGTGCAGAGGAAATAAGTGATGATAAACTAGCATGCCAAGAGAGCACAAacagtgaaaaaggaggtgattcTGATGGTGATGTCACATTAGTATGTGAAGAAAGTTCAGATACTGAGAAGGTAGAGAGTAATGGCCAAGCGGCACCTAGCACTGTTACAGAGATTACAGCCATTGAAGAAACTAGGCCTGAATCTAATGGTTTAAGCAAAATCGATGAGAGTGTGGATGCTGAAAAGGCTGGTAGCAACAGTTCACTGGCTACCGACATTGTTACTGAGATCAAAGGATTAGAAGATGAGTCTAATGGTGCAGAGAAAATTAACAATGTTTCTGAGATCACTGGAATACAAGTTGAGTCTAATGGTGCAGAGGAAATAAGTGATGATAAACTAGCATGCCAAGAGAGCACAAATGCTGAAAATGCAGACAGCCTAATTCAGAGTGTATCCAATGTGGTCAGTGAAATCAAAAGAACTGAAGATATAGAAGGTGAATCTGATGTCGCAGACAAAAGGACTGATGGAAACTCAACCTGTGGAGAAAGGAAGGATGCTGAAGCAATGAATAGTGGAACTCCAGTTCATACAGG CATTGATGCTGTCACATTTGGAAAGGAGAGCACGAATAACCCGGTTAATGATGTTCAAAATGTGCACAACACTGTCCTCGAGACTATATGCAATGAAGAAATTGGAAGTGCCTCTAATGGTGACAAAGATATAGATGACAAAGTGATGCGCCAAAGAGATGAGGAGTCTGAAAGATTGCAGAGTGATGGTCTAGCTAGTGAAGG GATGTCCAGTGATGCTGAATTTTCACGTGGCCTGTGTATTTTAGCTGATGCAAGACTGTCTGAAGTAGAGAATTCTTTTACTTCGATCAGCAGAGACATGTCTAGCAATGATGCAATTGCGTGGGGAAATGAAACTTGTGATAGCTGTATTTCTCATGGTCAAAGTCCAGTGGACATGGTTCAAGAGACCAATGGTAAAGAAGTAGAACGTGAATCTAATGGTGTGGACAGAAGTGGGGATGATAAATTGATATGCGAAGAAATTGAGGATGGCAAAAGATTCAACTGCAGTAGTCTAGCTGCTGAAGG GATGTCTTGTAATACCGAGTTTTCCCAAGGCCTATCTACTTTCGCTGATTCAAACTTTTCTGAGGTGGGTAATTATTGTGCTTCAAGTACTAAAGACATGTCTAGCAACGATGCTTTTGGGGTCAAAAATGAAGCTTTGTATAGCTGTGCTGATGATTCTCAACTGGGACCTAACTTGGTCAAAGAGGGTAGTGGAGTTGAAAATTTGGAAGGTGTATTGAATAGTGTGGACAACAGTATTAACAACAGAATACTTTATGAGAACTGCGGGGATACTGAAAAATCGCACATCGGTTCAGATAATGTGGG GGTGCATGGTGATGCTGAAGTTCCCATTGACCAGTCTGTTTTAGCTGATGTAAAATTGTGTGAAGTTGGGGACTCTTATGCTTCAAGTATTAAAGATGTGTGTCACGATGTTGTATCTGGAAATTCTTTAAATGAGCCTGTTCATGAGAGTAAAATGGTGCCCATGCCTTATACGGCTATAGAGTTCACTGGCATTAAGAAAGAAGGTGAATCTAGTGTTGCAGGCCAAAACAGTGATGACAAATTTTTACATGAAAGTGAAGATGCTGAAAAACCACCGAGCACAAATATTGATGAAAG GATGTCTGGCTTAGAGTTGTCTGTAGCGGGAAATACTTCCGCTCCAAGCACTAGAGATGTTCCTAGCAATGATGCTGTGACATTTGGGAGCGAGACTTTGACTTGCCCAATCGAAATTGATCAAGAGTCAGCTAACATGAGCATAGAGATTGCAGGCGCTGAAGAAATGGGAGGTGGTTCAGACAGGAGTAATGATGACAAACTAATGTGTGAACAAATTGGGGATGCTGAAATTTCAAGTACTAATGATGTGTTGACCACTTCGGCTGAGTGTTCCTCTGTGGAAGCTGTGGCTGTAAGGGATATGAATGTGAGTGCAGCAAAGGGATTTAACTTCCTGATAAGGATGcctagatttgatgatgaaaaactCCGAGAACGTATCAGAGTAGCTGAGCTAAATGTTGATGAGAAGACGCAGCACAGGGATGCCTTTAGACAAAAAATCCGAAACAAAAGA GTCAATTGCCAAACTCATGGTGCTGAATTTGAAGCTGCCAAAACTCAAGAGAGAGATGCTAGAAAGCAAGTTAGGACAAAGCGTGCAGAGATCTCGACTCTTCAAGATGTGATTGATAAAGCAAAGAATGCAGTTGCCATTGATGAGATTGATAATAGG ATTTGTAATATGGAACACATTATTGGGCATGAAACTCTACCTTTGAAGGAGGAAAAGCTCCTAATTCGTGAAATCAAGCAACTGAAGCAGCTTCGTGGGCAGATTTCATCCAACATTGGCAGGCAGGATGAAGTGCAGAAGGCTCTGGATGAGAGAGTTGTAAACGAAGAGCAATTGAGG ATCTTGAAGAAAGAGCTTGATAACCTTAAAGTCAAGGCCTCAAAAGCTGAAACAATTGCGATGGCAGCTAGCCGGAAATATGAAGATGAGAGTCGAAAGCTCAAAGAATTGCAAGCGCAGTTTAAAGCTGCAGATGATATCCGACAAGAAGCATATGAAGAATTGCGGAATTTAAAAAAGGGATTCTATGAGAAG AATGTTCATTTCCGGACATACAAGGATGAAGCGACTTTGGCTAGTGATCATGCACGAAACAGAGAAATGGAGGCTCTTAATCATCTCTGTGTGAATCAG GTCGAAAGGTACATGGAACTTTGGAATAAGAATGATGAGTTCAGAAAGGAGTACATCAGGTGTAATACAAGGAGTACGTTGAGGAGATTTGGGACCTTGGATGGTCGTACACTTGGCCCTGATGAGGAGCCAACTGTACTTCCCAGTTACGTGGAGCAAAGAGCTGCTAGGCTGGTTACTCGTGTAGATAAAGTTAATTTTGTATCACAAGCTCCGGTCTCTCAGCAAGAAAATCAAGCAGTAGTTTTAAAGGATGAAAGTAAGGATGACAATATCAAGCTGCAAGCAGCAGAAAAAATGAACCCGATTGAGAAAACGAAAGAAGCTCCGAAACCAATTCAAAGAGAGATGAGTGTGGTTGATGAGCCAAAAGAGGCCGAGCAACTGCAAACTGCTCAGGAGCTGGAGGCTGCTAGAAAGGAGGAGGAACAGAGGAAGCGTGAGGAAGCAGCCAGGTTGAAAGAGCAACGGCGGTTGGAGGAGATTGCAAAGGCTAAGGAGGCATTAGAAAGGAAAAGACGCAATGCAGAAAAGGCCCAACTGAGGGCTGAATTACGAGCCCAGAAGGAAGAAGAACAAAGACTGAAG GAGAAGGAGAAAAGACTGCGTAAGAAGGAACGGAAGAAGGGTGCTGTAGGTGAAACAGAGACCGAAACTAATGATGGTGAAACTGCTCTGATTTCCACCAGCCTGAGAGAAACTGTCAAGGAGCCCGAGGCTACTGAGAATCCTCAAGCGAACACTAAGAAACCTCAGAAACCATCTCAATACACAAAGCAGATCAAGACAAAATCCACCATTCCTCCCCCGCTTCGCAACAGaagcagaaggaaattgcagcagtgGATTTGGTTAACTATTTCTTGCTTGGTTGTTATTGCTCTATTTTGTCTAGGAAACATTGGCTTCTTCACCAATTTGAAGCAGCGAGGAAGCCCGAGATTTTAG